GATTAAAATACATATTTGAACATCTTATTAAYAATAATAATACATATATAAAATCTGATAATCTTATAAGTGCATTAGATATATCAAAAACAACACTAACAAATACATTAAAAATCATAGAAGATAATATTAAATATTATAACTTAAAAATAGAACGCAAGCCAAATTATGGTATTAAATTAATTGGTAAAGAATTTGATATTAGAAACTGCATAATAGATTATTATTTAAAACAGCAAATATATGAYAAAAAATATATAAATAAAACAATAGAAAATATAGTAATTAATTTTATAAAGAAAAATGATATAAAACTATCTGAGGTAAACTTAGAAAACTTYATATTATATATTTCTGTATCAATAGAGAGAATAAAAGAAAATAAAAATATAAATGATTATGACGATGATAKCATATTAAAAGATGTAAAAAAAGAAGAATTGAAATTAGCAAGAAAATTAGCAAATATATTAGAAAAAGAATTAAATATAAAATTAAATGATACTGAAATAATTTTTATAGCAATTCATATAGCATCAAAAAGTTTATTATCAAATAGTGAAAATTATATTATACAAAACAAACTAGACAATGTAGTTCAGGATATGCTCGATTTGA
This genomic interval from Brachyspira sp. SAP_772 contains the following:
- a CDS encoding PRD domain-containing protein, encoding MKSKYIKELLSILSNESYITAEMLAKKLQISEKTVRIKIAELNKELENTGIKVVSKARYGYILECDNHKDMSNINLNAHIFNDFEYRLKYIFEHLINNNNTYIKSDNLISALDISKTTLTNTLKIIEDNIKYYNLKIERKPNYGIKLIGKEFDIRNCIIDYYLKQQIYDKKYINKTIENIVINFIKKNDIKLSEVNLENFILYISVSIERIKENKNINDYDDDXILKDVKKEELKLARKLANILEKELNIKLNDTEIIFIAIHIASKSLLSNSENYIIQNKLDNVVQDMLDLIYNNLKIDLRDNLNLRLLLNHHMIPLDIRIRYNVLQKNPMLSDIKTNYSLAYLIASEANTVLKTYYNKEISDDEIGFLALLFQIA